In the Variovorax sp. S12S4 genome, one interval contains:
- a CDS encoding SMI1/KNR4 family protein, translated as MKDVQFSLEELATLREHGVVLFADRVIFDAQPPMPEQQIAAVQALCAGPVPEPLLELWRQTAGGRLDYDLSLPMNGNIESVSWSELFWNGSDGYRDLQGWIEHEQELAEEAAEEDGRDWSGKLTHLPFGGFEYLDRVYAVVEPGPEHGHITAWKHGLPPAWTHALHEDGVNTIAPDLYSAFGALHLDEDPLAPTGDYFSGQALLQYLDDRHQDHGLDLDLMDKLVSFYCRAVIDWRTPLTNGTLRRLPATARAALHHAIASDDADLVAELAAAGLSFDGPQQGSALATDVAIGNGAFAAAMALVRAGAPVARDALRNIDGQISPELTHALLANGAEPNVAAIVKCAACGAPASAHLIADACTQAGIDVAPAFAAERDAMLAELEATLLEVRDGSQGHYLGPEGLAERIEHLQTFRL; from the coding sequence CCTGTTCGCGGACCGCGTGATCTTCGATGCGCAGCCACCGATGCCTGAGCAGCAGATAGCCGCCGTCCAGGCGCTGTGCGCGGGCCCAGTTCCCGAGCCGCTGCTCGAACTGTGGCGGCAAACGGCGGGCGGCCGGCTCGACTACGACCTGTCGCTGCCGATGAACGGCAACATCGAATCCGTCAGCTGGTCGGAGCTGTTCTGGAACGGCAGCGACGGCTATCGCGATCTGCAGGGCTGGATCGAGCATGAGCAGGAGCTGGCCGAAGAGGCAGCCGAAGAAGATGGCCGCGACTGGAGCGGCAAGCTCACGCACCTGCCCTTCGGCGGCTTCGAGTACCTGGACCGGGTTTATGCGGTGGTCGAGCCTGGACCCGAGCACGGCCACATCACCGCGTGGAAGCACGGGCTGCCGCCGGCCTGGACGCATGCCCTGCATGAAGACGGCGTGAACACCATCGCGCCCGACCTGTACAGCGCCTTTGGGGCACTGCATCTCGACGAAGACCCGCTGGCACCCACTGGCGATTATTTTTCCGGCCAGGCACTGCTCCAGTACCTCGACGACCGGCACCAGGACCACGGCCTGGACCTCGACCTGATGGACAAGCTGGTGAGCTTTTATTGCCGCGCCGTGATCGACTGGCGCACACCGCTGACCAACGGAACGCTGCGCCGGCTGCCGGCCACTGCGCGCGCGGCGCTGCACCATGCCATCGCGAGCGACGACGCGGACCTGGTGGCCGAGCTCGCCGCCGCGGGCTTGAGCTTCGACGGACCGCAGCAGGGAAGTGCGTTGGCCACGGACGTTGCCATAGGCAACGGTGCCTTTGCCGCGGCCATGGCGCTGGTCCGCGCGGGAGCTCCCGTGGCACGCGACGCCTTGCGCAACATCGACGGCCAGATTTCACCCGAGCTCACGCATGCGCTGCTCGCGAACGGGGCCGAACCGAACGTGGCCGCCATCGTCAAGTGCGCGGCCTGCGGCGCGCCCGCAAGCGCACACCTGATCGCCGATGCATGCACGCAGGCCGGTATCGACGTGGCGCCCGCCTTCGCCGCCGAGCGCGATGCGATGCTGGCGGAACTAGAGGCCACGCTGCTCGAGGTGCGCGACGGTTCTCAGGGTCACTATCTCGGCCCCGAGGGGTTGGCCGAACGGATCGAACACCTGCAGACATTCAGGCTCTGA